The Micromonospora krabiensis genome window below encodes:
- a CDS encoding LysM peptidoglycan-binding domain-containing protein gives MARAGRAVIGAGTFLIAVPAVLWSAGGNPVRRLPAWSQIPDWFARSSGRFTPDVLIGAALWLMWLLWGAFALLLLAEVLAVLTRWRVPALRLPTPLHRLVFGLAGTAALAVTSTGTFVRASTPDQPATSTAATERVEVPRQAVDRGPAVIYVADQRYLYTVERHDTLSKVAKQWLGDANRWPEICHLNKHRHFPGVGGKLRDCDLIYPGWELRLPADARPPKAATPAAPPKPPSPTTPRPATPSAPPSPDPEPPAAQPPASTQGATTSPSTTSPPAPSTPASTPAPSSTASGHATSPVPPSVTDTHDPASDSNEDGVQLSATSWLPWSLAAAISAATTLVWLQRRRRYTGEPDTDPPAELPPPVVQVRRAIAARTTEPPSPDNDDPQPSALVPELASLPGGGVGVVGDGAHAAARAALVAVLSSGGPHHPHARGEVIIDTTTLATLLGADPAALAPWQRLHIVDSLSEALTAIEARLLHRSRILDEHALTDLDTLRQRVPDEEALPPVVLITAVPPANASMQAKTALTLGGDVDIAAVLLGEWPHGTTITVSPDGHTTLGSGPTGWQVPPRLPVLETDTARQILGTLREAQTGEPAPLPSPGTPAPAVALHVSRTVTTSPDRSAPVTATVDASPTVKARLRVLGLPHIDNISHPGRPLRAKALELAVFLACHPDGATTRDIGEYLEPDARLSQADQRVHTNASNLRHVLGRAATPGVRNAYLVKSGGRYRLDPATVDVDVWTLRDLLRTATIATGPRRRELLTAACGLYSAPLADGQDYEWLPAHRETVRRWGTEAHLLLADDLIDADPQAASDLLDKAIAMDRYNEALYTRAMHARHVLGDADGVRTLLRVLAKALADLDAEPQEATIALANRLRSSPVDR, from the coding sequence GTGGCCAGAGCGGGTCGCGCCGTCATCGGCGCCGGCACCTTCCTGATCGCGGTGCCGGCGGTGCTGTGGTCCGCCGGCGGCAACCCCGTGCGACGCCTACCGGCCTGGTCGCAGATCCCCGACTGGTTCGCACGCTCCAGCGGACGCTTCACCCCCGACGTCCTCATCGGCGCGGCGCTATGGCTGATGTGGCTGCTGTGGGGCGCCTTCGCGCTGCTGCTGCTCGCCGAGGTCCTCGCGGTGTTGACCCGGTGGCGGGTTCCCGCGCTCAGGTTGCCGACCCCGCTGCACCGGCTCGTCTTCGGCTTGGCCGGCACCGCCGCGCTGGCCGTCACGTCCACTGGCACGTTCGTCCGCGCGTCCACACCCGACCAACCCGCTACGTCGACCGCGGCGACGGAACGTGTCGAGGTTCCTCGGCAGGCCGTCGACCGCGGGCCGGCCGTCATCTACGTCGCCGACCAGCGCTACCTCTACACCGTCGAGCGGCACGACACCCTGTCCAAGGTCGCCAAGCAGTGGCTCGGCGACGCGAACCGGTGGCCGGAAATCTGCCACCTGAACAAACACCGCCACTTCCCGGGTGTCGGCGGGAAGCTGCGTGACTGCGACCTCATCTACCCCGGCTGGGAGCTCCGGCTGCCCGCCGACGCCCGCCCACCGAAGGCCGCCACACCCGCAGCACCTCCCAAGCCACCATCGCCGACCACACCCCGCCCCGCTACCCCGTCCGCCCCGCCGAGCCCGGATCCCGAGCCACCGGCCGCGCAGCCGCCCGCCAGCACCCAGGGGGCGACCACCAGCCCCAGCACCACGTCACCGCCGGCCCCGAGCACGCCAGCGTCCACGCCGGCTCCCTCGTCGACAGCCTCCGGGCACGCCACGTCGCCAGTCCCGCCATCGGTCACCGACACCCACGATCCCGCCAGCGACTCGAACGAGGACGGGGTGCAGCTGTCGGCCACCAGCTGGCTGCCCTGGTCGCTCGCCGCCGCGATCAGCGCCGCCACCACCCTGGTCTGGCTGCAACGCCGACGCCGCTACACCGGCGAACCCGACACCGACCCGCCCGCCGAGCTGCCCCCGCCTGTCGTCCAGGTCCGCCGCGCCATCGCCGCCCGCACCACCGAGCCACCGTCCCCGGACAACGACGACCCGCAACCGTCGGCCCTGGTGCCCGAACTCGCGTCGCTGCCGGGCGGCGGAGTCGGCGTCGTCGGCGACGGCGCGCACGCCGCAGCCCGCGCCGCTCTCGTCGCCGTCCTGTCCTCCGGCGGCCCGCACCACCCCCACGCACGTGGTGAGGTCATCATCGACACCACCACCCTGGCCACGCTCCTCGGCGCCGACCCGGCAGCCCTCGCGCCGTGGCAACGGCTGCACATCGTCGACAGCCTCAGTGAGGCTCTCACCGCGATCGAAGCGCGGCTGTTGCACCGCAGCCGCATCCTGGACGAGCACGCGCTGACCGACCTCGACACCCTGCGCCAGCGGGTACCCGACGAGGAGGCCCTACCACCGGTCGTGCTCATCACCGCCGTCCCACCCGCCAACGCCTCCATGCAGGCCAAGACCGCCCTCACGCTCGGCGGCGACGTTGACATTGCCGCCGTGCTGCTCGGTGAATGGCCGCACGGCACCACGATCACCGTCTCCCCGGACGGCCACACCACCCTCGGTTCCGGACCGACGGGGTGGCAGGTCCCCCCGCGCCTGCCCGTGCTCGAGACCGACACCGCCCGGCAGATCCTTGGGACCCTGCGGGAAGCGCAGACCGGGGAACCCGCCCCGCTCCCGTCACCCGGCACGCCGGCCCCGGCCGTTGCGCTGCATGTGAGTCGAACCGTTACCACGTCTCCCGACCGGAGCGCACCGGTCACCGCGACTGTCGACGCCAGCCCCACCGTCAAGGCCCGACTGCGGGTGCTCGGGCTGCCGCACATCGACAACATCAGCCACCCCGGCCGGCCGTTACGCGCCAAAGCCCTCGAGCTTGCCGTGTTCCTCGCCTGCCACCCCGACGGCGCCACTACCCGCGACATCGGCGAATACCTCGAACCCGACGCCCGCCTCAGCCAAGCCGACCAACGCGTCCACACCAACGCCAGCAACCTGCGACACGTCCTCGGTCGCGCCGCCACTCCCGGCGTGAGAAACGCCTACCTGGTCAAGAGCGGCGGACGCTACCGGCTCGACCCCGCCACCGTCGACGTCGATGTCTGGACACTGCGCGACCTGCTCCGCACCGCCACCATCGCCACCGGCCCCCGCCGCCGCGAACTGCTCACCGCCGCTTGCGGCCTCTACAGCGCGCCGCTGGCGGACGGCCAGGACTACGAATGGCTCCCGGCGCATCGGGAGACAGTGCGCCGCTGGGGCACCGAAGCGCACCTGCTGCTGGCCGACGACCTCATCGATGCCGACCCGCAAGCCGCCTCCGACCTGCTCGACAAGGCCATCGCAATGGATCGCTACAACGAGGCCCTCTACACCCGCGCCATGCATGCGCGCCACGTCCTCGGCGACGCCGATGGTGTCCGCACCCTCCTACGCGTCCTAGCCAAAGCGCTGGCCGACCTGGATGCCGAGCCCCAGGAGGCGACCATCGCCCTCGCCAACCGGCTCCGGAGCAGCCCCGTTGATAGGTGA
- a CDS encoding helix-turn-helix transcriptional regulator, whose translation MTDPATDNELGRFLRDRREATSPAAVGLPAGVRRRTPGLRRAEVATLAGVSVEYLTRLEQGRDRHPSPGVLNALATALRFSSADRAHLRYLGKANAGVMCPAGFAPAADVRPTVRALLDRLEPGPAVVLNRLGDVLAATTGYERLTRPVGLLDGHRPNVVRYVLADPRARTAYPDWDRVADHHVAQLKGEVRRGDPHAADLADDLTVLVGPEFTDRMAAPSGPPERTGVERMVHPEVGGLRLAYEILDLPDADEQRLIVHLPADAATTAALDRLTGRRPGALRAV comes from the coding sequence GTGACCGATCCGGCGACCGACAACGAGCTGGGGCGCTTCCTGCGGGACCGGCGGGAGGCGACCTCGCCGGCGGCGGTCGGCTTGCCGGCCGGGGTGCGGCGGCGCACACCGGGCCTGCGGCGGGCCGAGGTCGCCACGCTGGCCGGGGTGAGCGTGGAGTACCTGACCCGGCTGGAGCAGGGCCGCGACCGGCACCCGTCGCCGGGAGTGCTCAACGCGCTCGCCACCGCACTGCGGTTCTCCTCCGCCGACCGCGCCCACCTGCGCTATCTCGGCAAGGCGAACGCCGGCGTGATGTGCCCGGCCGGTTTCGCACCAGCCGCCGACGTGCGCCCGACGGTGCGCGCCCTGCTCGACCGGCTCGAACCCGGCCCGGCAGTGGTGCTCAACCGGCTCGGCGACGTGCTGGCGGCCACCACCGGCTACGAGCGGCTGACCCGCCCGGTCGGGCTGCTCGACGGTCACCGACCGAACGTGGTGCGGTACGTGCTCGCCGATCCACGGGCCCGCACCGCGTACCCCGATTGGGACCGGGTGGCCGACCACCACGTCGCCCAGCTCAAGGGCGAGGTCCGCCGCGGCGATCCGCACGCCGCCGACCTGGCCGACGACCTCACCGTGCTCGTCGGCCCCGAGTTCACCGATCGGATGGCGGCGCCGTCAGGCCCGCCGGAGCGCACCGGCGTCGAGCGGATGGTCCACCCCGAGGTGGGCGGGCTGCGGCTGGCGTACGAAATCCTCGACCTGCCCGACGCCGACGAGCAGCGCCTGATCGTTCACCTGCCGGCCGACGCGGCGACCACGGCCGCGCTCGACCGCCTGACCGGCCGCCGCCCCGGGGCGCTGCGCGCCGTGTAG
- a CDS encoding SDR family NAD(P)-dependent oxidoreductase yields MDLGLTGRTVIVTGATGGLGGPIARRFAAEGADVVLTYHRAADIAGKLAADLGGRTMVARYELGDTGSARDLVDTVLAWSGRIDVLVNNGVRWGVSEPDAGSRFEDVPDDTWLRVLRDNIEGALALSRLVVAHMRQRRWGRLVHVSSSIATNGMAGGEYYGAAKAALHGFSRSAAFSLGRSGDILSNVVSPGLTRTTTNGHIVDSVPESYTDVIPLGRLLDADEITAPITFLASAANTGITGQVIAVDGGV; encoded by the coding sequence ATGGATCTGGGACTGACCGGACGCACCGTGATCGTCACCGGGGCGACCGGAGGGCTGGGTGGCCCGATCGCACGCCGGTTCGCGGCCGAGGGCGCCGACGTGGTGCTGACCTACCACCGTGCTGCCGACATAGCCGGGAAGCTGGCCGCCGACCTCGGCGGGCGCACGATGGTGGCCCGGTACGAACTCGGCGACACCGGTTCGGCCCGCGACCTCGTCGACACCGTGCTGGCCTGGTCCGGCCGCATCGACGTGCTGGTCAACAACGGCGTGCGGTGGGGGGTGTCCGAGCCCGACGCCGGCAGCCGGTTCGAGGACGTGCCGGACGACACCTGGCTGCGGGTACTCCGCGACAACATCGAGGGGGCGCTGGCGCTCAGCCGGCTCGTCGTCGCACACATGCGGCAGCGTCGATGGGGGCGGCTGGTGCACGTCTCGTCGTCGATTGCGACGAACGGCATGGCCGGCGGCGAATACTACGGCGCGGCGAAGGCGGCGCTGCACGGGTTCAGCCGCTCAGCCGCGTTCTCGCTGGGCCGGTCCGGCGACATCCTGTCCAACGTGGTGTCGCCGGGCCTGACCCGGACCACGACTAACGGGCACATCGTCGACTCGGTGCCGGAGAGCTACACCGACGTGATCCCGCTCGGCCGCCTCCTGGACGCCGACGAGATCACCGCGCCGATCACGTTCCTCGCATCGGCAGCGAACACCGGCATCACCGGTCAGGTGATCGCCGTCGACGGCGGCGTCTGA
- a CDS encoding MarR family winged helix-turn-helix transcriptional regulator: MLHPLAKIHRMFELVEPIATVTFSEVPNEAFLALGVRNYWDGYFAGRAAPLGLAPAAVVHAVFYNFADGEVARHIPWVWGKITPQEAIAVRERGSAAALRQRIGQLADSPALVRAASLATRAGVSAPTEGRALYAGLRALEVPEEPVARLWHAATLLREHRGDGHNAALVAHGIGGTEAHVLLALSLGMRAEEFGRTHHLPKAQLAGVIDGLRRRGLVDATGGFTGAGRQIKERIEALTDELAAPAYDVLTPDELDELIAGLEPIAAAAQEVDD, encoded by the coding sequence ATGCTGCACCCACTGGCCAAGATCCACCGCATGTTCGAGCTCGTCGAGCCGATCGCCACCGTCACCTTCTCCGAGGTGCCGAACGAGGCATTCCTGGCCTTGGGTGTGCGCAACTACTGGGACGGGTACTTCGCCGGCCGGGCCGCGCCGCTGGGCCTGGCGCCGGCCGCGGTGGTGCACGCGGTCTTCTATAACTTCGCCGACGGCGAGGTGGCGCGCCACATCCCGTGGGTCTGGGGGAAGATCACCCCGCAGGAGGCGATCGCGGTGCGGGAGCGGGGCAGCGCCGCAGCGCTGCGGCAGAGGATCGGGCAGCTCGCCGACTCGCCCGCTCTGGTGCGGGCCGCCAGCCTGGCCACCCGGGCAGGGGTCAGCGCGCCGACCGAGGGCCGCGCGCTGTACGCCGGGCTGCGGGCGCTCGAGGTGCCCGAGGAGCCGGTGGCCAGGCTCTGGCACGCGGCGACGCTGCTGCGGGAGCACCGCGGGGACGGCCACAACGCCGCCCTGGTCGCCCACGGCATCGGCGGCACGGAGGCCCACGTCCTGCTCGCTCTCTCCCTCGGTATGAGGGCGGAGGAGTTCGGCCGGACCCACCACCTGCCCAAGGCGCAGCTCGCCGGTGTCATCGATGGGTTGCGCCGCCGCGGCCTCGTGGACGCCACCGGCGGGTTCACCGGCGCCGGCCGCCAGATCAAGGAGCGGATCGAGGCTCTCACCGACGAGCTGGCGGCGCCGGCGTATGACGTGCTCACCCCCGACGAGCTCGACGAGCTGATCGCGGGGCTCGAGCCGATCGCCGCAGCAGCGCAGGAAGTCGACGACTGA
- a CDS encoding IS110 family RNA-guided transposase: MSMIIGMDPHKRSATIEVVDERGRVLATGRYGTDKAGYAEMLAAGRRYADRVWAVEGCTGIGKHIAHRLVHDDETVLDVPAKLSAQVRVFAAGNGRKTDPVDAHSVAMVALRSPHLVQVQVDADLQVMGMLTDRRDELGRARTQTINRLHRLLLELLPGGAKKFLSAPQARALIATVKPRDIVGKTRRRLAVELISELEGIDKKIKAAEKDLKELVAARGSTLMELHGIGPSGAARLLADVGDINRFADRDRFASWNGTAPLDASSGDQQRHRLSRAGNPADQPNSAHHGRGPAAQPHARSRLLRREEGRREDLHGSHARAEAPPVQRGLLPHGRRPKSQAGGRPGRALGDDSAIQRDRPDPGHRPFGQATSRTRHQPP, encoded by the coding sequence ATGAGCATGATCATCGGGATGGACCCGCACAAGCGTTCGGCCACCATCGAGGTCGTCGACGAACGCGGCCGGGTGCTGGCTACGGGCAGGTACGGCACCGACAAGGCCGGCTACGCCGAGATGCTCGCGGCCGGTCGCAGGTATGCGGATCGGGTCTGGGCGGTGGAGGGCTGCACCGGCATCGGCAAGCACATCGCCCACCGCCTGGTCCACGACGATGAGACGGTGCTGGACGTGCCCGCGAAACTGTCGGCGCAGGTGCGGGTGTTCGCCGCCGGCAACGGCCGCAAGACCGACCCGGTGGATGCGCACTCGGTGGCGATGGTGGCGCTACGCAGCCCGCATCTGGTGCAGGTTCAGGTCGACGCGGACCTGCAGGTGATGGGCATGCTCACCGACCGGCGTGACGAGCTGGGCCGCGCCCGCACCCAGACCATCAACCGGCTGCACCGGTTGCTGCTGGAACTGCTACCCGGCGGCGCGAAGAAGTTCCTGTCCGCGCCACAGGCCCGCGCATTGATTGCGACGGTCAAACCCCGCGACATCGTGGGCAAGACCAGACGCCGCCTCGCCGTCGAGCTGATCAGTGAACTCGAGGGGATCGACAAGAAGATCAAGGCCGCGGAGAAGGACCTCAAGGAGCTGGTGGCCGCCCGCGGCTCTACCCTGATGGAGCTGCACGGCATCGGCCCCTCAGGCGCGGCCCGCCTACTGGCAGACGTCGGAGACATCAACCGGTTCGCCGACCGCGACCGGTTCGCCTCCTGGAACGGCACCGCACCCCTGGACGCCTCCTCTGGCGACCAGCAGCGTCACCGGCTCTCCCGCGCCGGCAACCCGGCGGATCAACCGAACTCTGCACATCATGGCCGTGGTCCAGCTGCGCAACCGCACGCAAGGTCGCGCCTACTTCGACGCGAAGAAGGCCGCCGGGAAGACCTCCATGGAAGCCATGCGCGCGCTGAAGCGCCGCCTGTCCAACGTGGTCTACTCCCGCATGGTCGCCGACCAAAATCGCAGGCAGGTGGCAGGCCCGGGAGGGCACTCGGGGACGACTCTGCAATCCAGCGTGACCGACCTGACCCCGGACATCGGCCCTTCGGACAAGCCACTTCCCGGACCCGCCACCAACCACCCTAA
- a CDS encoding IS5 family transposase (programmed frameshift) has protein sequence MDDRLECSAVRRGEQPPWIVSDELWAEIDPLLPPRPPRRHRFPGRKPLDDRKVLCGILFVLYTGIPWEYLPQELGFGSGMTCWRRLRDWNDAGVWQRLHEVLLGKLRAADQLDMSRAVIDGSHVRALKGGPKTGPSPVDRRRSGSKHHVITDAGGIPLAVSLTGGNRHDVTQLMPLVDKIPPIRGIRGRPRQRPKRLYADRGYDYDCYRRDLRAKGITPVIARRGGDHGSGLGTRRWVIEQTIALLHWFRRLRIRWEVRDDIHEAFLTLACAIICWRRLQRSKS, from the exons ATGGACGATCGACTAGAGTGCTCCGCCGTGAGGAGGGGTGAACAGCCGCCGTGGATTGTCTCGGACGAGTTGTGGGCGGAGATCGATCCGCTGCTGCCGCCCCGTCCACCGCGCAGGCACCGGTTCCCGGGCCGTAAGCCCCTCGATGATCGCAAGGTGTTGTGCGGGATCTTGTTCGTGCTCTACACCGGGATCCCGTGGGAGTACCTGCCCCAGGAACTCGGCTTCGGGTCGGGGATGACCTGTTGGCGCCGGTTGCGGGACTGGAACGACGCCGGCGTGTGGCAGCGACTACACGAGGTCCTGCTCGGCAAACTACGGGCCGCGGACCAGCTGGACATGTCCCGGGCGGTGATCGACGGCTCCCACGTTCGGGCGCTCAAGGGCGGCC CCAAAACCGGTCCGAGCCCGGTCGACCGCCGCCGCTCGGGCTCGAAACACCACGTCATCACCGACGCGGGCGGCATCCCCCTCGCCGTCAGCCTGACCGGCGGCAACCGGCACGACGTCACCCAACTGATGCCCCTGGTCGACAAGATCCCACCCATCAGAGGCATCCGCGGTCGACCCCGACAACGACCGAAGCGGCTCTACGCCGACCGCGGCTACGACTACGACTGCTACCGCCGAGACCTGCGAGCCAAGGGCATCACCCCGGTCATCGCCCGACGCGGCGGCGATCACGGATCCGGCCTCGGCACCCGACGGTGGGTCATCGAGCAGACCATCGCCCTGCTGCACTGGTTCCGTCGCCTACGCATCCGCTGGGAGGTCCGCGACGACATCCACGAAGCCTTCCTCACCCTCGCCTGCGCCATCATCTGCTGGCGACGACTCCAACGCTCAAAGAGTTAG
- a CDS encoding MmcQ/YjbR family DNA-binding protein, with protein MSAPGDVPPEILDQLRPICRRLPEAYEEPAWIGVRWRIRKRTFVHVYTPRQERHWAYARHPIAGEPPTLMTFRAPANELLGLTANGFPFFRAEWGRNVAGALLGDHTDWTEIAELITDSYCEMAPKFLVTRVAPPSPEHLIRSAPSTHVG; from the coding sequence ATGTCCGCTCCTGGAGACGTGCCACCGGAGATCCTGGACCAACTGCGACCGATCTGCCGACGGCTGCCCGAGGCGTACGAGGAACCGGCCTGGATCGGCGTTCGTTGGCGGATCCGCAAGCGGACATTCGTCCACGTCTACACGCCGCGTCAGGAACGTCATTGGGCGTACGCCCGGCATCCGATCGCCGGCGAGCCGCCGACCCTGATGACGTTTCGCGCGCCCGCCAACGAACTGCTCGGCCTGACCGCGAACGGCTTCCCCTTCTTCCGCGCCGAATGGGGCCGTAACGTCGCCGGCGCCCTGCTCGGTGACCACACCGACTGGACCGAGATCGCCGAACTGATCACCGACAGCTACTGCGAGATGGCTCCGAAGTTCCTCGTCACCCGGGTCGCTCCCCCCTCCCCCGAGCATCTGATCCGCAGCGCCCCGTCGACCCACGTCGGCTGA
- a CDS encoding TIGR03619 family F420-dependent LLM class oxidoreductase: MPLLRLGISLQPRWPLDDGASVLRAAQHAEDLGFDHVAVGNRLLDSGFGLDTDPLVLLSAVAGATTRLRLLTSVLVAPYYPALVLANQAATLDVVSGGRFVLGVGTGWNPDEFHAVGVPIRERGARTDDHLAAAKALWARRPADFDGPFTTLHAAHLGVPPITVGGPPVWVGGHSDAALRRALRFGDGWYGTGADAAEVTDVRRRLRDLAGAEIADRLTLASAAFLTPPGLPAAVPPPGRPLGGTTPTAASVADDLGRLAEAGLTACTLWLPVAAEHVEKAMEWVAAEVAPRLT, from the coding sequence ATGCCCTTGCTGCGCCTCGGTATTTCCCTTCAACCGCGCTGGCCGCTCGATGACGGAGCCAGCGTGCTCCGCGCCGCACAGCACGCTGAAGACTTGGGCTTCGATCACGTCGCGGTTGGCAACCGCCTCCTGGATAGCGGCTTCGGCCTCGACACGGACCCGCTTGTTCTGCTGTCGGCCGTCGCAGGGGCGACTACGCGCCTGCGGCTGCTGACATCCGTACTCGTCGCGCCGTACTACCCGGCGCTGGTGCTCGCCAACCAGGCGGCCACCCTGGATGTCGTGTCCGGCGGCCGCTTCGTCCTGGGCGTCGGCACCGGCTGGAATCCTGACGAATTCCATGCCGTCGGTGTACCCATCCGTGAACGCGGTGCACGCACCGACGACCACCTCGCCGCTGCCAAGGCCCTGTGGGCCCGGCGACCCGCAGACTTCGACGGGCCGTTCACGACACTGCACGCCGCTCACTTGGGAGTGCCTCCGATCACCGTCGGCGGTCCGCCCGTGTGGGTCGGCGGCCACAGCGACGCTGCCCTGCGCCGTGCGCTGCGTTTCGGCGACGGCTGGTACGGCACAGGCGCCGACGCCGCAGAGGTCACCGACGTCCGGCGCCGTCTGCGTGACCTCGCCGGCGCAGAAATCGCTGACCGGCTGACGCTCGCGTCAGCTGCATTCCTCACTCCGCCCGGGCTCCCCGCAGCGGTCCCCCCACCGGGACGGCCGCTCGGTGGCACTACACCCACTGCAGCGAGCGTCGCCGACGACCTCGGGCGGCTCGCCGAGGCAGGGCTCACCGCTTGCACCCTGTGGCTGCCTGTCGCGGCTGAACATGTCGAGAAGGCTATGGAGTGGGTCGCAGCCGAGGTGGCACCGCGACTGACCTGA
- a CDS encoding transposase family protein produces MLSYPATIPLSSRTLSHLAECIRGHRRQRRSRWRRLDPGRQALLTLAHLRNGDTYTRLAAGFGIGVTTAWRYVREAVDLLAAAADDLATAMERIRKLAYAILDGTLIPIDRVADQRPYYSGKHKRHGVNVQVIADAAGRLVWASAALPGAIHDLSAARVHGIIDALSSADVMTFADKGYQGAGGSVRTPFKRHRYRPKLSRRQEAVNRAHARVRARGERAIATLKTWKLLTKLRCCPRRATAIVQAILVLHRVETSPYS; encoded by the coding sequence GTGCTGTCTTACCCCGCCACGATTCCGCTGTCCAGTCGAACCCTGAGCCACCTCGCCGAGTGCATCCGCGGCCACCGTCGGCAGCGTCGATCCCGGTGGCGGCGTCTGGACCCCGGTCGGCAAGCCCTGCTCACCCTCGCCCACCTGCGCAACGGCGACACCTACACCCGCCTCGCAGCCGGGTTCGGCATTGGCGTCACCACCGCCTGGCGCTACGTCCGCGAAGCTGTCGACCTGCTCGCCGCAGCGGCCGACGATCTGGCTACCGCGATGGAGCGCATCCGCAAGCTGGCATACGCGATCCTCGACGGCACGCTGATCCCGATCGACCGGGTCGCCGATCAGAGGCCCTACTACTCCGGGAAGCACAAGCGGCACGGCGTGAACGTGCAGGTCATCGCGGACGCTGCGGGTCGCCTGGTCTGGGCATCGGCTGCGCTGCCCGGCGCCATTCATGACCTGAGCGCCGCCCGTGTTCACGGCATCATCGACGCGCTGAGCAGCGCGGACGTGATGACGTTCGCGGACAAGGGCTACCAAGGAGCCGGCGGGAGCGTGCGCACGCCGTTCAAGCGCCACCGCTACCGGCCGAAGCTGTCCCGCCGGCAGGAGGCCGTCAACCGCGCACATGCCCGTGTCCGCGCCCGCGGCGAGCGCGCCATCGCCACGCTCAAGACCTGGAAGCTCCTGACCAAGCTGCGCTGCTGTCCCCGCCGCGCGACCGCGATCGTGCAGGCCATCCTCGTCCTGCACCGCGTCGAGACCAGCCCCTACTCATGA